The window CATCGGAGCAGAACGCGGCGCGGATGAAGCAGGGCGCGATTCTGATCGGCCTCCTCACGCCGCATCGCCGTTCCGATCTGGTCAGGAAGCTGCGAGATGGTCGCGTCTCGTCGCTCGCGATGGAGCTCGTTCCTCGAATCTCCAGGGCGCAGTCGATGGATGCTCTCTCGTCGCAGGCTTCGATCGGCGGCTACAAAGCGGTTCTGCTCGCGGCATCCCGGCTCGGCAAGTACTTTCCGCTGCTGATGACCGCGGCCGGGACCATCAAGCCTGCGAGAGTGGTCGTGATGGGAGCGGGCGTCGCCGGTCTGCAGGCGATCGCGACTGCCAAGCGTCTCGGCTCGATCGTCGAGGTCTCCGACATCCGGCCCGCCGTCAAGGAACAGGTCGAGTCGCTCGGCGGAAAGTTCATCGAGCTTCCGATGGAGGAGAGCGGAGAGGGTGCGGGCGGCTACGCGAAGGAAATGGGAGAAGACTTCCTCCGGAAACAGCGGGAGATCGTCGCTCGCCACGTGTCGGCGGCCGACGTCGTCATCACGACCGCGCAGATACCCGGGCGCAAGGCGCCGACGCTGGTCACCGAGGAGATGGTGAAGGCGATGAGAAAAGGGGCTGTGATCGTCGATCTGGCGGTCGATTCCGGGGGCAACTGCGAGATCAGCGAGCCCGAAAGGGAGATCGAGCGGCACGGTGTCCACATCCTCGGTTACTCGAATCTCCCCGCGACCGTGCCGGAGGACGCGAGCACGCTTTACTCGCGCAATGTCTATTCACTGCTTGGTCTGGTCAAAACCAAAGAGGGAGGGCTGACCCTGAACCTCGAGGACGAAGTCATCGATTCAACTCTGCTCACTCACGACGGAGTCGTCCGTCATGCTCCGACGGCTGCGCTTCTGGAGGGTCAACGCTGATGGACTCGATTCTCATCGGTATTTATCTTTTCGTTCTTGCGATGTTCGTCGGCTTCGAAGTGATCACGAAGATTCCGCCGACGCTGCATACGCCTCTGATGTCGGGTGCGAACGCGATTTCCGGGATTACGGTTGTCGGAGCGCTCATTGCGTCGCAGGGAGGTTATTTCACGACGAGCCGGCTTCTCGGCTGTCTCGCGATCATTGTCGCGACGGTGAACGTGGTCGGCGGCTTCCTGGTGACTGACCGAATGCTTCGAATGTTCGGGAAGCGGAAATAGGGCGGGGCGCAGATGGACGGACTCGTATCGTTTCTTTACCTGCTGGCGACCGCTCTCTTCATCTTCGGTCTGAAGAACCTGACGAAGGTGCGCACGGCGCGGCGCGGCAACGGCTTCGCCTCGCTCGCGATGCTGCTCGCGGTCGTTGCGACACTGCTCGATATCGGGATTGTCGACTATCGCTGGATCGTGATCGGCCTGGTGATCGGATCGGTCATCGGTGTAGTGGCGGCGACTCGGGTGAAGATGACCTCGATGCCGGAAATGGTCGCCCTTCTGAACGGTTGTGGCGGCGCCGCGTCGGCACTGGTTGCTCTCTCTGCCATCTGGCTCTACGTGATCGAGCCCCTCGCCATCGGTACGATCTCCGGAATCATGGGCGGTGTTTCCGCAACCACCGTCGCATTGTCGATTTTCATCGGCTCGCTGACACTGAGCGGGAGCGTGGTGGCATTCATGAAGCTTGCGGGGTCGATGCGTGGCGATCCGATTCTGATTCCGGCCAGGCACGCCGCGAACGCCGCGCTCCTGGTGCTCTGCATCGTCGCCGGTATCTGGCTGATCCAGTGGACGTCGGCGGCAGGGATGATCGGCTCTCTCGCAGTTCTGCTGACGCTTGCTGCTGCACTTCTCGGTGTCCTTCTGGTGATTCCGATCGGTGGGGCCGACATGCCGGTCGTGATCTCGCTGCTCAATTCGTACTCCGGACTGGCGGCTGCTGCCACCGGATTCGTCATCGCCAATGAAATGCTCATCATCGCGGGTGCACTGGTCGGCGCGAGTGGCCTGATCCTGACCCAGATCATGTGCAAGGCGATGAACCGGTCACTCGCGAACGTCATCTTCGGGGGCTTCGGCGCAATTGCCGACGAGGGGGGCGCGCCCGCCGACCAGGATTACGGACCGGTGCGCTCGGGAGGAGCCGAGGAAGCGGCGATACTGCTCGACGGCGCCGAAAAAGTGATGATCGTTCCCGGTTACGGCCTGGCCGTCGCGCAGGCGCAGCACACGACCCGCGAGCTCGCCGAGATGCTGGAGGCGCGAGGAGCGGAAGTCATCTACGCAATCCATCCGGTCGCCGGCCGCATGCCGGGACATATGAACGTGCTCCTCGCCGAGGCCGACGTGCCGTATGAGCAGCTGGTGGAGATGGAGCGGGCCAACGGCGAGTTCATCGACACCGACGTCGTCCTGGTCCTCGGAGCGAATGACGTCGTCAACCCGGCTGCCGAGAAGGAGAAGGGGAGCCCGATCTACGGCATGCCGATCCTGCAGGTTTCTGCGGCTCGATCGGTCATCGTGGTCAAGCGCTCGCTGAGTCCCGGCTTCGCCGGCATCAAGAACGCACTCTTCGAAGATCCGAAGACAATGATGGTATTCATGGACGCGAAGCAGGCGCTCCAGGAGATGATCTCCGAGCTGAAGCAGGCGTCCTGAGAGGAGGAAGCCTCATGGGCGAGACGATCAGCTTCAAGTCGAACGGGCACGATTGCCGGGGGAACCTCTCCGTTCCCGCGGATGGCTCCGGCCCCGCGGTCGTGGTCATTCAGGAGTGGTGGGGGCTGGTCGACCACATCGAGGACGTCGTGGATCAGTTCGCCGCCTCCGGGTTTCTCGCGTTCGCTCCCGACCTCTACCACGGGAAGAAGGCGAAGTCGCCGGACGATGCGAAAAAGCTGATGATGGAGCTCGAGATCGACTCCGCGGTCGAGGAGATCTCCGGCGCTGGCGAATATCTGCTGTCGAGGCGGGAGTGCACGTCGTCGAATTACGGTGTGGTCGGATTCTGCATGGGCGGTGGTCTCGCGCAGATGGTTGCCACGCGCGACCGTCGGGTCGGAGCGGCGGCGAGCTTCTACGGCGTCCTGCAGAAAGCGAAGCCCGACTGGGACGCCCTCGAAGCGCCGATTCTTCTGATCTACGGCGAGACGGATCTTTCGGCCCGCGCGAGCGAAGGGATCGAGCTCCAGAAGAAACTGCGGGCGGCGGGGAAGAACGTCGACGTCGCCATCTACCCCAACGCTGGCCATGCGTTCTTCAACGATTCGCGTCCGGAGGTCTACGTCGAGGACGCAGCCCAGGATGCGTTCGAGCGCGTCATCGCGCTGTTTCGCGAGCACCTCCCCGGCGCCGAAGTCGGTTGACGGAGTGAAGAAGCGGCGAGCCGTTCCCAACGCAAGCCCCGGAGGGGCGAAAGAGAGTAGCCGGGGGTGGAGCGGCGCCAGCCGCGGAACCCCCGGATGTGAGGCATATTGAAATCGAACCCCGGAGGGGTGACAGATCCCTGTTTCTGCGTATTTCTGTCGCCCCTGCCGGGGCTCGAAAACATCTTTCGGCCCGAACCGGGGGTTCCGCGGCTGACGCCGCTTCACCCCCGGCTACTTTATGCCGCGCCTCCGGCGCTGGATCATGGCCCGTGAGCCGGCAGCGACCCACGAGCGCTGCGATCGGATTACTTGCTCGATGCTTCCTTCTCCGGGGCCTCGTCGCCGCCCTCGATCACCTTCAGGCCGGGCCCGCCGATCCCGAGGCTCTCGCGGATCTTCTTCTCGAGCTCGGATGAGAGATCGGGGTTCTCGCGAATGAAGATCTTCGAGTTCTCCCGACCCTGACCGAGGCGGACATCGCCGTACGAGAACCAGGAGCCGGACTTCTGGACGAGCTTCTGTTCGAGCCCGAGGTCGATCAGCTCCCCTTCCTTCGAGCTTCCTTCGCCGTAGTTGATGTCGAACTCCGCCTGCCGGAAGGGAGCGGCGCACTTGTTTTTGACGACCTTGACCTTGACTCGCGATCCGGTGATCGTGTCGCCTTCCTTGATCGAAGAGATCCGGCGGATGTCGAGCCGCACCGACGAGTAGAACTTCAGCGCGCGGCCGCCGGTGGTCGTCTCGGGACTGCCGAACATGACGCCGATCTTCTCCCTGATCTGGTTGATGAAGATGAGGACGGTGCGCGATTTCGCTACGATCGCCGTCAGTTTGCGAAGCGCCTGCGACATCAGTCTCGCCTGAAGGCCGACGTGACTGTCGCCCATCTCGCCTTCGAGCTCGGCCCGCGGAACCAGCGCGGCGACCGAATCGATGACGATGACGTCGATCGCTCCGGATCGCACGAGCATTTCCGCAATCTCGAGCGCCTGCTCTCCGCTGTCGGGTTGCGAGACGAGAAGATTGTCGACGTCGACTCCGAGTTTGGCGGCGTATTCGGCGTCGAGCGCGTGCTCCGCATCGATGAAGGCGGCGAGTCCGCCACCTTTCTGCGCCTCGGCGACGACCTGCAGCGACAGCGTCGTCTTTCCGGATGACTCCGGCCCGTAAATCTCGACGATTCGACCGCGCGGAACACCGCCGATCCCGAGGGCGGCGTCCACCCCGATCGATCCGGTCGAGATCGAGCTGATCGAAAGCGTCTCCTGCTGTCCCAGACGCATGATCGCTCCCTTGCCGAACTGCCGCTCGATCTGAGAGAGTGCGCCCTCGACGGCTTTGAGTTTTTCGCTTTGTGAAGATGCCATTGAAATTCTCCTGTAAGGTTCTGTATCGAAAGTTTGCGTCAACGGATCGAGTCGTGAGAGCTGACTCGGGCTGTGCGTGTGACGCACGGCGGATCGAACCGATCCGAGTTTAGAGAGGGCGATCCGAAAGCGTCAAGAAACTGGCCAATATGCATTGGTTATGGTAACAAATTCTACGATCGTTAGAGTCCGTTATGATCATCAAATGTCGAAAATGAAGCGTTGCGCCTGGCCTCTGAAGGGAGATGACGCGTATCTCCGCTACCACGACGAAGAGTGGGGGGTGCCGCTGCGCGACGATCCCGGACAGTTCGAGTTCCTCACGCTCGAGAGTGCGCAGGCAGGCCTGAGCTGGGCGACGGTTCTCCGGAAGCGGGAAGGCTATCGAAAGAACTTCGCCGGTTTCGACCCCGAGAAGGTCGCGCGCTTCACCGACAACCGCATCGAAAAGATTCTTCTCGACCCGGCCATCATCCGGAATCGTGCGAAGGTTCGGGCAGCCGTGTCGAACGCGGCGCGGTTTCTCGAGATCGCCGAGGAATTCGGTACGTTCTCCGACTACATCTGGAGCTTCGTCGATGGAAAACCGAGGGTGAACCGGTGGAAACGCGACGCGGACGTTCCGGCCACATCGCCCGAGTCCGATGCACTGAGCGCCGATCTCAAACAGCGCGGGTTCAAATTCGTCGGCAGCACGGTGATGTATGCGCACATGCAGGCGACCGGTCTCGTGAACGATCACATCGTGAGCTGCTTCCGGCATCGCGAGGTGCAGTCATGAGTAAGGAAGCGGGCAACCGGCTCGCTGGCGAGACGTCCCCCTACCTCCTTCAGCACGCCGGAAATCCCGTCGACTGGTATCCGTGGGGCGAAGAGGCCTTCGAGGCGGCGCGTGCAGCGAACCGGCCGGTCTTTCTGTCGATCGGGTACTCGGCGTGTCACTGGTGCCATGTGATGGCGCACGAGTCGTTCGAGGACGAACGGATCGCCGCTCTTCTCAACGAGAACTTCGTATCGATCAAGGTCGACCGTGAGGAGCGGCCCGAGATCGACGCGATCTACATGCAGGCGGTTCAGATGATGACGGGCCACGGGGGATGGCCGATGTCGGTCTTTCTGACTCCCGATGGCCGGCCGTTTTTCGCCGGGACCTATTTCCCGCCGACCGACCAGCGCGGAATGCCGGGATTCGATCGGATTCTCGAGCACGTGAGCCGGATCTGGTCCGAGCGTCGTGATGCGGTCGACGAAGTTGCTTCGGAGGTTCGCGACGCGATCCGGGCGTCATCGAAGGCGAAGGAGGGAGCTCTGGCGGTCGAGGCGGAAAGGCTAACGGCCGCGGCATGGGCGAGCGTTTCACAGTTCGATTCGACGTGGGGCGGCTTCGGGTCGGCGCCGAAATTCCCGCAGGCGATGCATCTCTCCTGGCTGTTGAAGGTCGCGCGCCGAACCACCGCTCCGGAGCTGGCCGCGATGGTGACGACGACCCTCGACCGGATGGCCGAAGGTGGAATCTACGATCATCTCGGCGGCGGATTCGCCAGATACTCGGTCGACAGGGAGTGGCGTGTGCCCCACTTCGAGAAGATGCTCTACGACAATGCGCTTCTCTCCAGCGTCTACACCGAGGCGTGGCAGTACTCGGGAGAACGCCGCTACGAGCGGGTCGTCCACGAGACTCTGGAGTTCGTGAAACGAGAGATGACCTCGCCGGAGGGGGGCTTTTATTCGGCTCTCGATGCCGACTCCGAGGGGGAGGAGGGGAAGTTCTACGTATGGACGCGGGACGAGATCATCGAACTGCTCGGCGACGATCGCGGGCAGCGCTTCGCGGATCTTTACGACGTCACCGGCGAGGGCAACTTCGAGCATGGGAAATCGGTTCTCCGGTTGCCGCGCGACGGCCAGGCACCGGACGGCGAATGGCTCGAGGAAGCGCGCGCGCAACTCCTGGCGGAACGGGAAAAGCGAGTCCGTCCCGGCCGCGACGACAAGGTGATCGCCGCGTGGAACGGATGGATGCTCGCCGCCTGGTCCGAAGCGGCCGTTGCGTTCCGGCGTCCTGAGTACCTCGAGGTCGCGAAGAGATCCGCCGGCTTTCTTCTGGAACACCTGGTGTCGGACGACGGCCGCGTGATGAGGATCTGGAAGGACGGCCGAGTCCGGTTCGAGGGGATTCTGGAGGATCATGCAGGAGTTGGTTGGGGGTTGGTCGCCGCATTCGAGGCAACCCAGGATCGGCGCTATCTCGACGCGGCGAGGAAGATCGGCGAAGTGATCCTCGAGCGGTTCAGTAGTGAGGATGGTCCGTTCTGGGACACGGCTGCCGATCATGAATCGCTCATAGCGAGACCTCGTGACACGTTCGATTCCGCGACCCCGTCGGGCAATTCGCTCGCAGTTCGTCTCCTGCAGAAGCTCGCCGCATATTTCGACGCGCCGCGATTCGAGGAAGCCGCGGACCGGGCGATGCTTGCGCTGATGCCGGTCGCTCTGCATTATCCGAACGGCTACGGATTTCTGCTGAGCGCGGCGGAATGGCATCTGAGCCGTCCAGTCGAGATCGCCATCACTGGCGAAGCCGGGGAGAGTAAAGAAGCCTTCTGGCGCGCCGTCGGCGAGAGCTATGTACCGCACAGGATCATCGCCGACTCGAGGGCGGGTGCACTACCGCTGCTGGAAGGCAAGCCGTCCGATGAAGCAGCGGTCTGGCTCTGCAGGAACTACACGTGTGAGGCGCCGATCGAGGATCCCGACGAGGTCAGGAAGAAGCTGGCCTGAAGATCAGCTGCTGATCTTGAGCGCCCGTTCGTAGTCGCCCTTGACGTTGCGCACGTAATTGACGGTCTCGCTGTATGGCGGGATGCCTCGATATCGCTCGACCGCCCCTGGGCCGGCGTTGTAGGCCGCGAGGGTCAGCTCGAGGTCGCCGCCGAATGACTCGAGAAGCATCCGGAGATACCGGACGCCCCCGTCAATATTCTGCTCGACGTCGAAGATGTCCTCG is drawn from Acidobacteriota bacterium and contains these coding sequences:
- a CDS encoding NAD(P) transhydrogenase subunit alpha, with translation MMDSILIGIYLFVLAMFVGFEVITKIPPTLHTPLMSGANAISGITVVGALIASQGGYFTTSRLLGCLAIIVATVNVVGGFLVTDRMLRMFGKRK
- a CDS encoding thioredoxin domain-containing protein, which gives rise to MSKEAGNRLAGETSPYLLQHAGNPVDWYPWGEEAFEAARAANRPVFLSIGYSACHWCHVMAHESFEDERIAALLNENFVSIKVDREERPEIDAIYMQAVQMMTGHGGWPMSVFLTPDGRPFFAGTYFPPTDQRGMPGFDRILEHVSRIWSERRDAVDEVASEVRDAIRASSKAKEGALAVEAERLTAAAWASVSQFDSTWGGFGSAPKFPQAMHLSWLLKVARRTTAPELAAMVTTTLDRMAEGGIYDHLGGGFARYSVDREWRVPHFEKMLYDNALLSSVYTEAWQYSGERRYERVVHETLEFVKREMTSPEGGFYSALDADSEGEEGKFYVWTRDEIIELLGDDRGQRFADLYDVTGEGNFEHGKSVLRLPRDGQAPDGEWLEEARAQLLAEREKRVRPGRDDKVIAAWNGWMLAAWSEAAVAFRRPEYLEVAKRSAGFLLEHLVSDDGRVMRIWKDGRVRFEGILEDHAGVGWGLVAAFEATQDRRYLDAARKIGEVILERFSSEDGPFWDTAADHESLIARPRDTFDSATPSGNSLAVRLLQKLAAYFDAPRFEEAADRAMLALMPVALHYPNGYGFLLSAAEWHLSRPVEIAITGEAGESKEAFWRAVGESYVPHRIIADSRAGALPLLEGKPSDEAAVWLCRNYTCEAPIEDPDEVRKKLA
- a CDS encoding Re/Si-specific NAD(P)(+) transhydrogenase subunit alpha, translated to MTLIFVPKEAGDQETRVAGTPETVKKYVAEGFSVSVESGAGEKSNFSDEVYQGAGATIGTTADWERSDLVLTVTGPSEQNAARMKQGAILIGLLTPHRRSDLVRKLRDGRVSSLAMELVPRISRAQSMDALSSQASIGGYKAVLLAASRLGKYFPLLMTAAGTIKPARVVVMGAGVAGLQAIATAKRLGSIVEVSDIRPAVKEQVESLGGKFIELPMEESGEGAGGYAKEMGEDFLRKQREIVARHVSAADVVITTAQIPGRKAPTLVTEEMVKAMRKGAVIVDLAVDSGGNCEISEPEREIERHGVHILGYSNLPATVPEDASTLYSRNVYSLLGLVKTKEGGLTLNLEDEVIDSTLLTHDGVVRHAPTAALLEGQR
- a CDS encoding dienelactone hydrolase family protein; this encodes MGETISFKSNGHDCRGNLSVPADGSGPAVVVIQEWWGLVDHIEDVVDQFAASGFLAFAPDLYHGKKAKSPDDAKKLMMELEIDSAVEEISGAGEYLLSRRECTSSNYGVVGFCMGGGLAQMVATRDRRVGAAASFYGVLQKAKPDWDALEAPILLIYGETDLSARASEGIELQKKLRAAGKNVDVAIYPNAGHAFFNDSRPEVYVEDAAQDAFERVIALFREHLPGAEVG
- the recA gene encoding recombinase RecA; the protein is MASSQSEKLKAVEGALSQIERQFGKGAIMRLGQQETLSISSISTGSIGVDAALGIGGVPRGRIVEIYGPESSGKTTLSLQVVAEAQKGGGLAAFIDAEHALDAEYAAKLGVDVDNLLVSQPDSGEQALEIAEMLVRSGAIDVIVIDSVAALVPRAELEGEMGDSHVGLQARLMSQALRKLTAIVAKSRTVLIFINQIREKIGVMFGSPETTTGGRALKFYSSVRLDIRRISSIKEGDTITGSRVKVKVVKNKCAAPFRQAEFDINYGEGSSKEGELIDLGLEQKLVQKSGSWFSYGDVRLGQGRENSKIFIRENPDLSSELEKKIRESLGIGGPGLKVIEGGDEAPEKEASSK
- a CDS encoding DNA-3-methyladenine glycosylase I, with product MSKMKRCAWPLKGDDAYLRYHDEEWGVPLRDDPGQFEFLTLESAQAGLSWATVLRKREGYRKNFAGFDPEKVARFTDNRIEKILLDPAIIRNRAKVRAAVSNAARFLEIAEEFGTFSDYIWSFVDGKPRVNRWKRDADVPATSPESDALSADLKQRGFKFVGSTVMYAHMQATGLVNDHIVSCFRHREVQS
- a CDS encoding NAD(P)(+) transhydrogenase (Re/Si-specific) subunit beta, with product MDGLVSFLYLLATALFIFGLKNLTKVRTARRGNGFASLAMLLAVVATLLDIGIVDYRWIVIGLVIGSVIGVVAATRVKMTSMPEMVALLNGCGGAASALVALSAIWLYVIEPLAIGTISGIMGGVSATTVALSIFIGSLTLSGSVVAFMKLAGSMRGDPILIPARHAANAALLVLCIVAGIWLIQWTSAAGMIGSLAVLLTLAAALLGVLLVIPIGGADMPVVISLLNSYSGLAAAATGFVIANEMLIIAGALVGASGLILTQIMCKAMNRSLANVIFGGFGAIADEGGAPADQDYGPVRSGGAEEAAILLDGAEKVMIVPGYGLAVAQAQHTTRELAEMLEARGAEVIYAIHPVAGRMPGHMNVLLAEADVPYEQLVEMERANGEFIDTDVVLVLGANDVVNPAAEKEKGSPIYGMPILQVSAARSVIVVKRSLSPGFAGIKNALFEDPKTMMVFMDAKQALQEMISELKQAS